The proteins below come from a single Candidatus Chlamydia sanziniae genomic window:
- the rpsO gene encoding 30S ribosomal protein S15, translating into MSLDKGTKEEITKKFQLHEKDTGSADVQIAILTEHIAELKEHLKRSPKDQNSRLALLKLVGQRRKLLEYLNSTDTERYKNLITRLNLRK; encoded by the coding sequence ATGTCTTTGGATAAAGGAACTAAAGAAGAAATCACTAAGAAGTTTCAACTTCATGAGAAAGATACAGGATCAGCTGATGTTCAAATCGCCATTCTAACTGAACATATCGCAGAATTAAAAGAACATCTTAAAAGATCTCCTAAAGATCAAAATTCTCGTTTGGCTCTTCTCAAGCTCGTTGGCCAAAGAAGAAAACTTCTAGAATATTTGAATTCTACGGACACAGAAAGATATAAAAATTTAATCACTCGCTTAAATTTACGTAAATAA
- a CDS encoding nucleoside deaminase, with product MCVDENKDIFFMNQALKEAHKAYNEGEIPVGCVIVKENKIIARAHNTVERLKDPTAHAEILCIGMAADAVDNWRLAHTVLYCTLEPCLMCAGAIQLARIPRIVWGAPDLRLGAGGSWMNVFIQNHPFHTVLCSPSVCVEEAEGLMKQFFIEKRKEKSEK from the coding sequence ATGTGTGTAGATGAAAACAAAGATATATTTTTTATGAATCAAGCTTTGAAAGAGGCTCATAAGGCTTATAACGAAGGTGAAATTCCTGTGGGTTGTGTGATTGTTAAAGAAAATAAAATAATTGCTCGTGCGCATAATACTGTAGAGCGGTTAAAAGATCCAACAGCTCATGCTGAAATTTTATGTATAGGGATGGCTGCCGATGCTGTGGATAATTGGCGTTTGGCGCATACTGTTCTTTATTGTACTTTGGAACCGTGTTTAATGTGTGCAGGTGCAATTCAGTTAGCTCGTATTCCTAGGATAGTCTGGGGAGCTCCTGACTTGCGTCTAGGGGCAGGAGGGAGTTGGATGAATGTTTTTATTCAAAATCATCCTTTTCATACAGTCTTGTGTTCTCCTAGTGTATGTGTTGAGGAGGCCGAAGGGCTTATGAAGCAATTTTTTATAGAAAAGCGTAAAGAAAAAAGTGAAAAATAA
- a CDS encoding CT847 family type III secretion system effector produces the protein MILPTIPSSTIKKVTPVIPASTKVVSDTLNINKLSAIYFCISVMLQLSISTTEFGKSIMAVLQDNTTVQQQKTKELLNLPLLKVPDLKKKPDTEDEYSNQSEIQSYQSANQQVSANRQLIQQELSSAQQRAQANQKSANSTSTESMQLLQAANSILSGLAELTIKANLTTSASSG, from the coding sequence ATGATTTTACCAACAATACCTAGTTCAACAATAAAAAAAGTGACTCCAGTCATCCCAGCCTCTACAAAAGTAGTTTCTGATACCCTTAACATCAATAAACTATCCGCAATCTACTTCTGCATATCTGTTATGCTTCAACTCTCCATATCTACAACCGAGTTTGGCAAATCTATCATGGCGGTTTTACAAGATAATACCACGGTACAACAACAAAAAACTAAAGAACTACTCAACTTGCCCCTACTTAAAGTCCCTGACCTCAAAAAAAAACCCGATACAGAGGATGAATATAGTAACCAATCAGAAATCCAATCGTACCAAAGTGCAAACCAGCAAGTCTCAGCTAACCGTCAATTGATCCAACAAGAACTTTCTTCCGCACAACAAAGAGCCCAGGCAAACCAAAAATCCGCGAACTCCACCTCCACAGAATCCATGCAACTTTTACAAGCAGCCAATAGCATACTCTCCGGGTTAGCAGAACTCACTATTAAAGCAAACTTAACCACCTCGGCATCCTCTGGATAA
- a CDS encoding DUF720 domain-containing protein, which translates to MWIHPLSERQSLHSTITVPGTPITGGPNTATADEIIAKFAKDSNPLVVTVYYVYQSVLISQDNLAIIAQELQANSSAQTYLNNQEALYQYISIPKDKLGDNSSTYLQNVQSENQAVGASRQALQNQISGLGNGAQVISSNLNTNNNIIQQSLQVGQALIQTFSQIVSLIANI; encoded by the coding sequence ATGTGGATTCATCCTCTATCTGAAAGACAATCCTTACATAGTACCATTACCGTACCAGGAACTCCAATTACAGGAGGCCCGAACACAGCAACAGCAGATGAAATCATCGCAAAATTTGCGAAAGACTCCAATCCTCTGGTGGTCACTGTATATTATGTTTATCAGTCCGTATTAATATCCCAAGACAACTTAGCCATCATTGCCCAAGAATTACAAGCCAATTCCTCTGCTCAAACTTACCTGAACAACCAAGAGGCCTTATACCAATACATTAGTATTCCTAAAGACAAACTAGGAGATAACTCTTCTACCTATTTGCAGAATGTGCAGTCTGAAAACCAAGCTGTAGGAGCTTCTCGACAAGCTTTGCAAAACCAAATTTCTGGATTAGGAAACGGAGCACAAGTCATCTCCAGTAATTTAAATACCAACAACAACATTATCCAACAATCATTGCAAGTAGGACAGGCGTTAATACAAACCTTCTCACAAATTGTCAGTTTAATTGCTAACATTTAA
- a CDS encoding DUF720 domain-containing protein has protein sequence MSIATTGITPLPATTVTNSTLPPLDPLNTPPIGALLFSIYELLLQAIEIRQQTVLTQSQQLNDNTNIQQQLNQETNRITFAVVSAGAKEDEITRVQNQNQNYSAQRSNIQDELVTTRQNGQIILSHASTNINIIQQLSSQDSAFLKTTNTIGSTVNQLNKPLG, from the coding sequence ATGTCGATAGCAACAACAGGAATTACTCCTCTCCCAGCAACTACAGTAACAAATTCTACTCTTCCTCCCTTGGATCCATTGAATACACCCCCTATCGGAGCCTTACTCTTTAGCATTTACGAACTTCTTTTACAAGCAATTGAAATTCGACAACAAACAGTTTTGACTCAATCACAACAATTAAATGACAATACTAATATTCAACAACAATTAAACCAAGAAACTAATCGAATTACGTTTGCTGTAGTAAGTGCTGGAGCAAAAGAAGACGAAATTACTCGCGTACAAAACCAAAACCAAAACTACTCAGCACAAAGATCTAATATTCAAGACGAATTGGTTACAACAAGACAAAACGGACAAATTATTCTTTCCCACGCCTCTACAAACATTAATATTATTCAACAATTGTCCTCTCAAGATTCTGCCTTTCTAAAAACAACAAACACTATAGGAAGCACCGTAAACCAATTGAATAAACCCTTAGGATAA
- a CDS encoding methionyl aminopeptidase, translating into MKRNDPCWCGSKWKWKHCHYPKVPEISWEAQRQHYASQYNIILKTLEQKTKIHQACQITAQILDQLCKAAVKGVTTEELDQFSRELHKKYDAIPAPLNYGSPPFPKTICTSLNEVICHGIPNDVPLQDGDIMNIDVSCIVDGYYGDCSRMVMIGEVSEIKKQVCQAALECLNASITILKPNLLLHEIGEAIETCADRYGFSVVEQFVGHGVGLQFHENPYIPHYRNRSMIPLAPGMIFTIEPMINVGRKEGIIHPQNLWEARTCDNKPSAQWEHTLAISDTGYEILTLLDN; encoded by the coding sequence ATGAAAAGAAATGATCCTTGCTGGTGTGGAAGCAAATGGAAATGGAAGCATTGTCACTACCCCAAAGTACCAGAAATATCTTGGGAAGCTCAACGACAACATTATGCCTCGCAATATAACATTATATTAAAGACATTGGAACAAAAAACAAAAATTCATCAGGCATGTCAAATAACAGCACAGATTCTCGACCAACTCTGTAAGGCAGCGGTAAAAGGAGTAACTACCGAAGAACTCGATCAATTTTCCCGAGAATTACATAAAAAATATGATGCGATTCCTGCACCATTAAATTATGGCTCACCTCCATTTCCAAAAACGATCTGCACTTCCCTTAATGAGGTGATCTGTCACGGTATTCCTAACGATGTTCCTCTACAAGACGGAGATATTATGAACATCGATGTTTCTTGCATTGTCGATGGGTATTATGGCGACTGTAGCCGTATGGTAATGATTGGTGAAGTCTCAGAAATAAAAAAACAAGTATGCCAAGCTGCTTTGGAATGCTTAAATGCTTCTATAACTATTCTTAAACCCAATCTACTTCTCCACGAAATAGGTGAAGCAATCGAAACATGTGCCGACCGTTATGGATTCTCTGTTGTTGAGCAATTTGTAGGCCACGGAGTTGGATTGCAGTTTCATGAAAATCCTTATATTCCACATTATAGAAACCGTTCCATGATTCCCTTAGCTCCAGGGATGATATTCACTATAGAACCTATGATCAACGTAGGAAGAAAAGAAGGCATTATACATCCCCAAAACCTGTGGGAAGCACGAACCTGTGATAATAAGCCTAGTGCACAGTGGGAACATACCCTAGCTATTTCAGACACAGGTTATGAGATACTAACTCTTCTAGACAACTAA
- a CDS encoding MarC family protein, whose amino-acid sequence MLTILNLSLLFYILFDAPGSIPVFVSLLKNYSHKKQQSIILRECLFALAILLLFITFGRKFFQFLDISLYSFQIIGGILLLIVALRMMNASLTLKTSPENRDSEPIFFPLAFPIITGPAIIIAILSYMEEDAYPKDVLLIGLVIAWTCSLVTLLCSSLFNRVLGVFGLLALERLFSLALFLMSGDLILKGISTAFNIGFYIR is encoded by the coding sequence ATGCTAACTATCCTCAATCTCAGTTTATTATTTTATATATTGTTTGATGCTCCAGGATCTATTCCTGTTTTCGTTTCTTTATTAAAAAATTACTCTCATAAAAAACAGCAATCTATCATCCTCAGAGAATGCCTTTTTGCTCTTGCCATCCTTCTTCTCTTCATAACTTTTGGAAGAAAATTTTTTCAATTTTTAGATATCTCCCTATATTCTTTTCAAATCATAGGCGGCATTCTTCTCCTCATTGTTGCTTTACGAATGATGAACGCATCACTAACTCTAAAGACAAGTCCAGAAAATAGAGATTCTGAACCCATCTTCTTTCCCCTAGCTTTTCCGATCATTACTGGACCTGCAATTATCATTGCAATTTTAAGTTATATGGAAGAAGATGCCTATCCTAAAGATGTCCTTCTCATAGGTCTAGTCATTGCATGGACCTGCTCCCTGGTTACCCTTTTATGTTCTAGTCTTTTCAACCGCGTTCTCGGCGTTTTTGGACTCCTTGCTCTTGAAAGATTGTTTAGCTTAGCCTTATTCTTAATGTCTGGAGATCTGATATTGAAAGGTATCTCTACAGCATTCAATATAGGGTTTTATATTAGGTAA
- a CDS encoding MarC family protein, which translates to MIPFFFLLPQACILALAADSLTNTLVLHRLIDHYSQKQRLLLLLRESGFALIIIFVLYQAAFGGLRVLNTPVCAIQVVAGIAVTLSGVRAVLRLAKEDNWKLYLSKTPNSFPCVTPIAIPLMIGPSWLAACCALIAKKQAFITNAQILILSWIFISAATLILHSLKGKRKDKILLAAQTILGLFVTIVGTQLLISGLQKAFL; encoded by the coding sequence ATGATACCGTTTTTTTTTTTATTACCTCAAGCATGCATTCTAGCATTAGCAGCAGATTCCCTAACTAATACTCTTGTGTTGCACCGCCTAATTGATCACTATTCTCAAAAACAACGTCTTCTCCTTCTCTTAAGAGAGAGTGGCTTCGCTCTTATCATAATTTTCGTACTCTATCAAGCAGCATTTGGAGGACTTAGAGTACTCAACACTCCTGTTTGTGCCATACAAGTAGTTGCAGGTATCGCCGTTACCCTATCCGGAGTCAGAGCAGTTTTACGTCTTGCGAAAGAAGACAATTGGAAACTTTACTTATCTAAAACCCCAAACTCCTTTCCCTGTGTAACTCCTATCGCTATACCTCTTATGATTGGGCCCTCATGGCTAGCAGCTTGTTGTGCTCTAATTGCAAAAAAGCAGGCGTTCATCACAAATGCTCAAATCCTCATTTTAAGCTGGATATTCATCTCCGCAGCTACTTTGATACTCCATTCTCTCAAAGGCAAAAGAAAAGATAAAATTCTCCTTGCCGCACAAACAATATTGGGACTTTTTGTTACCATTGTAGGAACTCAATTACTAATTTCAGGATTGCAAAAAGCTTTTTTATAA